From one Bacteroides fragilis NCTC 9343 genomic stretch:
- the priA gene encoding replication restart helicase PriA, with protein MKKYVDVILPLPLPRCFTYSLPDEGAEEVQIGCRVVVPFGRKKYYTAIVRNVHHYAPTEYEVKEISTVLDTSPILLPGQFRFWEWLADYYLCTQGDVYKAALPSGLKLESETIVEYNPDFEADAPLSEREQLVLDLLAKEPEQCVTKLEKESGLKNILTVIKSLLDKEALFVKEELRRTYKPKTEARVRLVADASGEENLRRIFDELERAPKQLALLMKYVELSGVLGDGASKEVSKKELLQRASASPAIFNGLVEKQIFEVYYQEIGRLNRLVGKTVELNVLNEHQQRAYHEIMQSFQEKNVCLLHGVTSSGKTEVYIHLIEETLRQGRQVLYLLPEIALTTQITERLKRVFGSRLGIYHSKFPDAERVEIWQKQLTEEGYDIILGVRSSVFLPFRNLGLVIVDEEHENTYKQQDPAPRYHARNAAIVLASMYGAKTLLGTATPSVETWQNATTGKFGWVELKERYKEIQLPEIIPVDIKELHRKKRMTGQFSPLLLQYVREALDNKQQVILFQNRRGFAPMIECRTCGWVPKCKNCDVSLTYHKGINQLTCHYCGYTYQLPRSCPACEGVELMHRGFGTEKIEDDVKLIFPEASVARMDLDTTRTRSAYEKIIADFEQGKTDILIGTQMVSKGLDFDHVSVVGILNADTMLNYPDFRSYERAFQLMAQVAGRAGRKNKRGRVVLQTKSIDHPIIRQVMTNDYEDMVAGQLAERQMFHYPPYYRMVYVYLKNRNETLLDVMAHTMAEKLRALFGNRILGPDKPPVARIQTLFIRKIVVKIEQNAPMSRARELLLRVQREMIEDERFKSLIVYYDVDPM; from the coding sequence ATGAAAAAGTATGTAGATGTCATATTACCTTTGCCTCTGCCCCGTTGCTTTACCTATTCCCTTCCGGACGAAGGGGCTGAAGAGGTGCAAATAGGTTGCCGGGTAGTTGTACCTTTCGGGCGGAAGAAGTACTATACAGCCATTGTTCGCAATGTGCATCACTATGCACCGACCGAATATGAAGTCAAAGAGATCTCTACTGTACTTGACACCTCTCCGATACTGCTGCCCGGTCAGTTCCGGTTCTGGGAATGGCTGGCCGATTATTATCTTTGTACGCAGGGTGATGTTTACAAAGCCGCATTGCCTTCCGGCCTGAAGTTGGAGAGCGAGACGATTGTGGAGTATAATCCCGACTTCGAGGCGGATGCTCCTCTTTCTGAACGCGAGCAACTGGTGCTCGACCTGCTTGCCAAAGAACCCGAGCAATGTGTCACCAAACTTGAGAAAGAGAGCGGATTGAAAAACATTCTCACCGTTATCAAGTCGCTGCTCGACAAGGAAGCTCTGTTTGTAAAAGAAGAGCTCCGCCGCACCTATAAACCCAAAACGGAAGCCCGGGTCCGGCTGGTGGCAGACGCTTCCGGTGAAGAGAATCTCCGGCGTATCTTTGACGAGCTGGAGCGCGCTCCGAAACAGTTGGCGTTGTTGATGAAGTATGTGGAGCTTTCCGGCGTGTTGGGGGACGGTGCATCCAAAGAAGTGTCCAAGAAAGAACTTCTGCAACGTGCCTCTGCTTCTCCCGCTATTTTCAACGGATTGGTAGAAAAACAGATATTCGAGGTCTATTATCAGGAAATCGGGCGGTTGAACCGTTTGGTCGGAAAGACGGTAGAACTGAACGTGCTGAACGAGCACCAGCAACGGGCTTATCATGAAATCATGCAGAGCTTTCAGGAGAAGAATGTCTGTCTGCTCCACGGAGTGACTTCCAGTGGAAAGACCGAAGTATACATCCACCTGATAGAAGAGACGTTGAGGCAAGGCAGGCAGGTGCTTTATCTGTTGCCCGAAATAGCATTGACTACCCAGATCACCGAACGGCTGAAACGGGTGTTCGGCTCCCGGTTGGGAATCTATCACTCCAAGTTCCCCGACGCCGAGAGAGTAGAGATCTGGCAAAAGCAGTTGACGGAGGAGGGTTACGATATTATTCTGGGGGTACGCTCTTCGGTGTTCCTCCCGTTTCGGAATCTCGGACTGGTCATTGTGGACGAGGAACACGAAAATACGTATAAGCAACAAGATCCCGCACCGCGCTATCATGCCCGGAATGCTGCCATCGTGCTGGCTTCGATGTATGGGGCAAAGACGTTGCTGGGTACTGCCACTCCTTCGGTGGAGACTTGGCAGAATGCCACTACCGGCAAATTCGGGTGGGTGGAACTGAAAGAACGCTATAAGGAAATTCAATTGCCGGAGATTATTCCGGTAGATATAAAGGAGTTGCACCGCAAGAAGCGGATGACGGGGCAGTTCTCTCCGTTGCTGCTGCAATATGTCCGCGAGGCACTCGATAATAAACAGCAGGTGATTCTGTTTCAGAATCGCCGGGGATTTGCTCCGATGATAGAGTGCCGCACGTGCGGATGGGTGCCAAAGTGCAAGAACTGTGATGTCAGCCTGACCTATCATAAAGGTATCAATCAGCTGACTTGCCACTATTGCGGGTATACTTACCAGTTGCCCCGTTCGTGTCCGGCTTGCGAAGGGGTCGAGTTGATGCACAGAGGATTTGGTACGGAAAAGATAGAAGATGATGTGAAGTTGATTTTTCCGGAAGCTTCCGTAGCACGTATGGATCTCGATACTACACGTACGCGGTCGGCATACGAAAAAATTATTGCAGACTTTGAACAGGGAAAGACCGATATACTGATCGGTACCCAGATGGTATCCAAAGGACTCGACTTTGACCACGTCAGCGTGGTGGGGATACTCAATGCGGACACGATGCTGAATTATCCCGATTTCCGTTCGTACGAACGTGCCTTCCAGTTGATGGCGCAGGTTGCCGGACGTGCCGGACGAAAAAATAAACGGGGCAGGGTAGTGTTGCAAACCAAAAGTATAGACCATCCCATCATCCGTCAGGTGATGACGAACGATTATGAAGATATGGTGGCGGGACAACTGGCTGAGCGGCAGATGTTTCATTATCCTCCGTATTACCGGATGGTGTATGTCTATCTGAAAAACCGGAACGAGACGTTGCTTGATGTGATGGCACACACCATGGCCGAGAAACTGCGCGCATTGTTCGGAAACCGGATACTGGGACCGGATAAACCGCCCGTTGCCCGTATTCAAACTTTGTTCATACGAAAAATAGTTGTTAAAATAGAACAAAATGCGCCGATGAGTCGTGCCCGTGAATTACTTTTGCGGGTACAACGTGAAATGATAGAAGACGAACGGTTTAAATCGCTGATTGTTTACTATGATGTAGATCCTATGTAA
- a CDS encoding DUF4091 domain-containing protein, with protein sequence MKRITTLLLSCLVSTGPLLAQQGVTQCGTPTGQAPFPIQSYKELPDPVAPSEKEWAAVKAPQVQWGNTDTRYAKHAVPVIQSQKSITLEGWRGEKLHAQAVVWTGTDLKGLNYSLSEFKNSKGDVLPADAFSGGFVRYVMTDELNKDGRGGCGYRPDHSIYDSLLVADPIDHLLTSMPMEAKSTQAIWINCQVPQTVSPGVYRGTVEVKDGDNRLSTLKMDIKVSSRVLPAPSQWAFHLDLWQSPFAVARYYQVPLWSQAHIDAMRPVMKMLADAGQKIITASIMHKPWNGQTYDYFESMVTWTKKVNGTWAFDYDVFDKWVEMMMSVGIDKQINCYSMVPWKLSFQYFDQATNSMQYVKTAPGEKAYEEMWVAMLKSFSKHLREKGWFDICTIAMDERPMEVMQKTLQVIRKADPEFKVSLAGNFHKELEADIYDYCIPIGASYPAEVLARRAQNNLPTTYYTCCTEAFPNTFTFSDPAEAAWMSYYSAKDHLDGYLRWAYNSWPKEPLLDSRFEAWAGGDTYLVYPGARSSIRFEKLIEGVQAHEKITILRKEFTDKKNKTGFKKLEKMLSTFNLRDFPEVPAAETVNKANKILNSL encoded by the coding sequence ATGAAGCGAATCACGACACTTTTGCTTTCTTGCCTGGTTAGTACAGGCCCGCTTCTTGCCCAGCAAGGAGTGACACAATGTGGAACACCGACCGGACAGGCCCCGTTCCCCATCCAGTCTTATAAAGAATTGCCCGATCCGGTTGCTCCTTCCGAAAAAGAATGGGCGGCAGTCAAAGCCCCTCAGGTACAATGGGGAAATACCGATACCCGGTATGCGAAACATGCCGTACCTGTGATCCAGTCGCAGAAAAGCATTACGCTGGAGGGATGGCGCGGTGAGAAACTCCATGCGCAGGCTGTTGTCTGGACCGGTACCGACCTGAAAGGATTGAACTATTCTCTCTCCGAATTTAAAAACTCCAAGGGAGATGTACTTCCGGCCGATGCATTCAGCGGAGGTTTTGTCCGCTATGTGATGACCGACGAATTGAATAAAGACGGACGTGGCGGCTGTGGTTATCGTCCCGATCACTCCATTTACGACTCTCTGTTGGTTGCCGATCCGATTGACCACTTGCTGACTTCGATGCCTATGGAAGCTAAAAGCACTCAGGCCATCTGGATCAATTGCCAGGTTCCCCAGACTGTGTCACCGGGAGTCTATCGTGGTACGGTCGAGGTGAAAGACGGAGATAACCGTCTGTCTACCTTGAAGATGGATATCAAAGTCTCTTCACGCGTGTTGCCTGCCCCGTCTCAGTGGGCTTTCCACCTCGATTTGTGGCAGAGTCCGTTTGCCGTGGCACGTTATTATCAGGTTCCGCTCTGGAGTCAGGCACACATAGATGCCATGCGTCCTGTGATGAAGATGCTGGCGGATGCCGGACAGAAGATTATTACGGCTTCCATCATGCATAAACCTTGGAACGGACAGACTTATGACTACTTTGAATCGATGGTCACCTGGACAAAGAAAGTGAACGGCACTTGGGCTTTCGATTATGATGTGTTCGACAAGTGGGTAGAGATGATGATGAGCGTGGGCATCGACAAGCAGATCAATTGCTACTCGATGGTTCCGTGGAAGTTGTCTTTCCAATATTTCGATCAGGCTACAAACAGTATGCAGTATGTGAAAACCGCTCCGGGCGAAAAAGCTTACGAAGAGATGTGGGTGGCTATGTTGAAGTCATTCTCTAAACATTTACGTGAGAAAGGTTGGTTCGATATTTGTACCATTGCCATGGACGAACGCCCGATGGAGGTTATGCAGAAAACATTGCAGGTGATCCGCAAAGCCGATCCTGAGTTTAAAGTATCGCTGGCGGGTAACTTCCACAAAGAACTGGAAGCGGATATCTACGACTATTGTATTCCTATCGGAGCTTCTTATCCGGCGGAGGTATTGGCACGTCGTGCACAAAACAATCTTCCTACTACCTATTATACGTGCTGTACGGAAGCTTTCCCGAATACCTTTACCTTCTCCGATCCTGCCGAGGCTGCCTGGATGAGTTATTATTCTGCCAAAGATCATCTTGACGGCTATCTGCGTTGGGCTTATAATAGTTGGCCGAAAGAGCCGCTGCTCGATTCACGTTTTGAGGCCTGGGCCGGTGGAGACACTTATCTGGTTTATCCGGGAGCACGCTCTTCCATTCGTTTCGAAAAATTGATCGAGGGTGTTCAGGCTCACGAAAAGATAACGATCCTTCGCAAGGAATTTACGGATAAGAAAAACAAGACCGGATTTAAGAAGCTGGAAAAAATGCTCTCCACATTTAACTTGAGAGACTTCCCTGAAGTTCCGGCTGCCGAAACAGTGAATAAGGCGAACAAAATACTGAATTCGTTGTAG
- a CDS encoding porin family protein, which translates to MKKIISALMIAVCIGMAMPAQAQLIKFGVKGGVNLAKADFNKSDLKTDNFTGFFIGPMAEVTIPLVGLGVDGALLFAQRGVKVGDESIRQNGLDIPINLKYTIGLGSALGIYVAAGPDFYFNFSGDKNYGELGRLNKKNAQVGINVGAGVKLLRHLQVGANYNIPLNKTAEWKEADFSYKTKMWQISAAYIF; encoded by the coding sequence ATGAAAAAGATTATTAGTGCTTTAATGATAGCTGTATGTATCGGTATGGCTATGCCTGCTCAGGCACAACTTATCAAGTTTGGTGTGAAAGGTGGTGTAAACCTGGCAAAAGCTGATTTTAATAAGTCTGATTTAAAAACAGACAACTTCACCGGATTCTTTATCGGTCCGATGGCTGAGGTTACTATTCCATTGGTAGGTCTGGGTGTTGACGGTGCCCTTTTATTTGCTCAGAGAGGTGTAAAAGTCGGTGATGAGTCTATCAGACAGAATGGGCTTGATATTCCAATCAACTTAAAGTATACTATCGGTTTGGGTAGCGCATTGGGTATCTATGTAGCAGCCGGTCCGGATTTCTATTTCAACTTCTCCGGTGATAAAAACTATGGAGAGCTTGGACGGTTGAATAAAAAAAATGCTCAGGTAGGAATCAATGTAGGTGCTGGTGTGAAGCTGTTGAGACACTTACAAGTAGGTGCCAATTATAACATTCCGTTGAATAAAACGGCAGAATGGAAAGAGGCTGATTTCTCTTATAAGACTAAAATGTGGCAGATTTCCGCAGCTTACATTTTCTAA
- a CDS encoding anaerobic C4-dicarboxylate transporter family protein: MILQLAFVLTAIIIGARLGGIGLGVMGGVGLGILTFAFGLQPTAPPIDVMLMIAAVISAASCMQAAGGLDYMVKLAEKLLRKNPSHVTILSPIVTYLFTFVAGTGHVAYSVLPVIAEVATETKIRPERPLGIAVIASQQAITASPISAATVALLGLLAGFDITLFDILKITIPATIIGVLVGALFSMKVGKELVDDPEYQKRLAEGYFNSKKIEIKDVHNRRNAMISVLIFILATAFIVFFGSFDGMRPTFLIDGETVTLGMSAIIEIVMLSAAALILLITKTDGIKATQGSVFPAGMQAVIAIFGIAWMGDTFLQGNMGQLTESIEGLVRQMPWLFGIALFIMSILLYSQAATVRALMPLGIALGISPYMLIAMFPAVNGYFFIPNYPTVVAAINFDRTGTTKIGKYVLNHSFMMPGLVSTVVAIALGLLFIQIF, encoded by the coding sequence ATGATTCTACAATTGGCTTTTGTACTGACAGCTATCATTATCGGTGCCCGTCTGGGAGGTATCGGACTCGGAGTAATGGGCGGCGTAGGTTTAGGAATACTTACTTTTGCCTTCGGATTGCAACCCACAGCTCCTCCAATCGACGTGATGTTGATGATTGCCGCAGTCATCTCGGCCGCCTCCTGCATGCAAGCAGCCGGCGGGCTGGATTATATGGTGAAGCTGGCAGAAAAGTTATTGCGTAAGAACCCGTCACATGTCACCATATTAAGTCCCATTGTGACCTACCTGTTTACTTTTGTTGCGGGAACAGGGCATGTCGCTTACTCCGTATTGCCTGTGATTGCAGAGGTAGCCACCGAAACAAAGATTCGTCCGGAACGTCCCCTCGGCATAGCCGTCATCGCTTCGCAACAAGCCATCACGGCAAGTCCCATCTCGGCAGCCACGGTCGCCTTACTCGGACTGTTGGCCGGTTTCGACATTACCCTGTTCGATATTCTCAAAATAACGATTCCCGCAACCATTATCGGCGTACTGGTAGGTGCACTTTTTTCTATGAAAGTAGGTAAAGAGCTGGTAGACGACCCGGAATACCAGAAACGATTGGCTGAAGGATACTTCAACTCAAAGAAAATAGAGATTAAAGATGTACACAATAGGCGCAATGCAATGATATCGGTGTTGATTTTCATCTTAGCTACCGCCTTTATTGTATTTTTCGGCTCTTTCGACGGCATGCGCCCCACATTTCTGATCGATGGCGAAACAGTCACCCTGGGCATGTCTGCCATTATCGAAATCGTCATGCTTTCGGCAGCTGCGCTTATCCTGCTGATCACGAAGACAGATGGTATCAAAGCGACGCAAGGTTCTGTTTTTCCGGCAGGGATGCAGGCGGTAATCGCTATTTTTGGTATAGCCTGGATGGGCGATACGTTTCTGCAAGGCAACATGGGGCAACTGACCGAATCGATCGAAGGACTTGTCCGCCAGATGCCGTGGTTGTTCGGCATTGCCCTGTTCATAATGTCCATCCTGCTCTACAGCCAGGCTGCTACGGTACGTGCACTGATGCCGTTGGGTATTGCTCTCGGCATTTCACCGTATATGCTGATCGCCATGTTCCCGGCTGTAAACGGATATTTCTTCATTCCGAACTATCCGACAGTAGTGGCCGCCATCAATTTCGACCGGACCGGTACAACGAAAATCGGTAAATACGTATTGAATCATTCGTTTATGATGCCCGGACTGGTATCGACCGTTGTAGCCATCGCGCTCGGATTGCTCTTTATCCAGATATTCTAA
- the aspA gene encoding aspartate ammonia-lyase, with protein MKEELSKATRTESDLIGEREVPETALYGVQTLRGIENFRISKYHLCEYPLFINALAITKMGAAMANFELGLLTEEQANAILRACKEILEGKHHDQFPVDMIQGGAGTTTNMNANEVIANRALELMGHKRGEYQYCSPNDHVNRSQSTNDAYPTAIHIGMYYTHLKLVKHFKEVIDAFRRKGEEFAHVIKMGRTQLEDAVPMTLGQTFNGFASILQDEVKNLDFAAQDFLTVNMGATAIGTGITAEPEYASKCIAALRKITGLDIRLADDLIGATSDTSCLVGYSSAMRRIAVKMNKICNDLRLLASGPRCGLGEINLPAMQPGSSIMPGKVNPVIPEVMNQIDYKVIGNDLCVAMSGEAAQMELNAMEPVMAQCCFESADLLMNGFDTLRTLCIDGITANEEKCRKDVHNSIGVVTALNPVIGYKNSTKIAKEAQETGKGVYELVLEHDILSKEDLDTILKPENMIHPVKLDIKPNH; from the coding sequence ATGAAAGAAGAATTATCGAAAGCAACTCGTACAGAGAGTGATTTAATAGGTGAACGTGAAGTACCCGAAACCGCCTTATATGGCGTACAAACCCTTCGGGGAATAGAGAACTTCCGCATTAGCAAATATCATCTTTGTGAGTATCCCTTATTTATCAATGCACTGGCCATTACCAAGATGGGAGCCGCTATGGCTAACTTTGAACTTGGACTGCTGACCGAAGAGCAGGCAAATGCCATTCTTCGTGCATGTAAAGAAATTCTGGAAGGGAAGCATCATGACCAGTTCCCGGTAGACATGATCCAGGGTGGAGCCGGAACCACCACCAACATGAATGCCAACGAGGTGATAGCCAACCGCGCACTCGAGTTGATGGGACATAAACGTGGGGAATATCAATATTGTTCGCCCAATGATCATGTTAACCGTTCGCAGTCTACCAATGACGCTTATCCGACCGCTATTCATATCGGTATGTATTATACGCACCTCAAACTGGTGAAACATTTTAAGGAGGTGATCGATGCTTTCAGAAGAAAGGGCGAAGAGTTTGCACATGTGATCAAGATGGGGCGCACCCAGCTGGAAGATGCGGTGCCGATGACGCTCGGACAGACGTTCAATGGTTTTGCCAGTATCCTTCAGGATGAAGTCAAGAACCTGGACTTTGCTGCTCAGGACTTCCTGACCGTCAATATGGGAGCTACTGCCATCGGAACCGGAATCACCGCCGAGCCGGAATATGCAAGCAAATGCATAGCGGCTCTCCGGAAGATTACCGGACTGGATATCCGTTTGGCCGATGATCTGATAGGAGCTACTTCCGACACTTCTTGTCTGGTAGGTTACTCTTCTGCTATGCGCCGTATAGCTGTAAAAATGAATAAGATATGCAATGACTTGCGCCTTTTGGCATCCGGCCCGCGTTGCGGGTTGGGCGAAATCAATCTGCCGGCCATGCAGCCCGGTTCGTCCATTATGCCGGGTAAGGTCAATCCGGTTATTCCCGAAGTGATGAATCAGATTGACTATAAAGTAATAGGTAACGACCTTTGTGTAGCTATGAGTGGTGAAGCGGCCCAGATGGAACTGAATGCGATGGAACCGGTCATGGCCCAGTGCTGTTTCGAATCTGCCGATTTGCTGATGAATGGTTTCGATACGCTGCGTACCTTGTGTATAGACGGCATCACGGCCAATGAGGAAAAATGCCGGAAAGATGTTCACAACAGTATCGGTGTGGTGACTGCACTGAATCCTGTTATCGGATATAAAAACTCTACCAAGATTGCCAAAGAAGCACAGGAGACCGGTAAGGGAGTCTATGAACTGGTGTTGGAACATGACATTCTTTCAAAAGAAGACCTCGATACGATCCTTAAACCGGAAAATATGATTCATCCGGTGAAACTCGATATTAAGCCCAATCATTGA
- a CDS encoding 6-bladed beta-propeller, with translation MKRLPFYFWVSLALASCQGGKEAVNQALPVIDMNEDYPEKEIVLQDIADISYIPLETNDEFLFDGSVEVVTDQYVITKGHRGNDVCFFSRQGKVLNRIHRVGNGPGEYKDIGSIDVNPANGELYLKEMNRQQIHVYSLDGKFKHSFTFPEGKRMSRMCLFSPDYLIAEQESKVPDDQDANFYPYLLVSTRDGHLDSLDYVQKRNILVKLIVNAENHSYAYLLEPSLIRNGSRFYIGNPDSDTLFAMNPDRTLEPLLVRTPSHSEEGNKYGLFLRGAAGAYFFLTKQPMEVPMNSIESLDLKSEEWLYDCRTQEVCRYLLKNKDDASKRVEGIMFFCYPEDCGLAVLKSEDLMDAYEAGQLSGELKEIAAGLKADDNPVLMLIHFKK, from the coding sequence ATGAAAAGACTCCCGTTTTATTTTTGGGTATCCCTTGCATTGGCTTCGTGTCAGGGTGGCAAGGAAGCAGTGAATCAGGCTCTGCCTGTGATTGATATGAATGAAGATTATCCCGAAAAGGAGATCGTGTTGCAGGATATTGCTGACATAAGCTATATTCCTTTGGAGACTAACGACGAATTTCTGTTCGACGGTTCGGTAGAAGTGGTCACCGATCAATATGTGATAACCAAAGGACATCGGGGAAACGACGTTTGCTTCTTCAGCCGGCAGGGGAAAGTACTCAACCGCATCCACAGGGTCGGTAACGGCCCGGGTGAATACAAGGATATCGGTTCGATAGATGTAAACCCGGCGAACGGCGAACTTTACCTGAAGGAGATGAACCGTCAGCAGATTCACGTCTATTCTCTGGACGGAAAGTTCAAGCACTCTTTTACTTTCCCTGAAGGGAAACGGATGAGTCGCATGTGCCTGTTCTCTCCCGACTATTTGATAGCGGAACAGGAGTCAAAGGTGCCGGACGATCAGGATGCCAACTTCTATCCTTATCTTTTGGTCTCCACCCGGGACGGGCATCTGGATTCACTGGACTATGTGCAGAAAAGAAATATTCTCGTCAAGCTTATTGTCAATGCGGAAAACCATTCATACGCTTATCTTCTGGAACCCTCTTTGATTCGTAATGGCTCCCGCTTTTATATCGGCAATCCCGACTCGGATACCTTGTTTGCAATGAATCCGGACCGCACCTTAGAGCCATTGCTCGTCCGTACTCCTTCACATTCGGAGGAGGGAAACAAGTATGGTTTGTTTTTACGGGGAGCGGCGGGGGCTTATTTCTTTCTGACTAAGCAACCTATGGAAGTGCCGATGAACAGTATCGAGTCATTGGATCTGAAAAGTGAAGAGTGGCTGTACGACTGTCGCACGCAGGAAGTCTGCCGTTACTTGTTGAAGAATAAAGACGATGCTTCGAAACGTGTGGAAGGTATCATGTTCTTTTGCTATCCCGAAGATTGCGGCTTGGCTGTTCTGAAGTCCGAAGACCTGATGGATGCTTACGAAGCCGGTCAGCTGAGCGGTGAATTGAAAGAGATAGCAGCCGGCCTGAAAGCCGATGACAACCCGGTATTGATGTTGATTCACTTCAAAAAGTAA